Proteins encoded in a region of the Campylobacter geochelonis genome:
- a CDS encoding DEAD/DEAH box helicase, which yields MQINEFSIFGLDQNIEQALLEAGFKTPSPVQKEAIPLALEGFDMVVQAHTGTGKTAAFGLPIMSKMVCDGSIETLVVTPTRELCIQVSDELYRLGKYKGVKTASIYGGQSYSRQISQVNGEASIIVATPGRLLDLLKSGKIEINPKFIILDEADEMLDMGFLDDIKEILKFTPPSAQKLLFSATMPEPIKKIAKEFLHDAKYVKIVSDTSTNVDIEQEYYVVEESERTDATIRLIDFYEPQKAIIFCRMKKEADALAHTLLAKGHPSKALHGDMDQKDREATIRAFKKGDVEILVATDVAARGLDIDGVSHVFNYHIPFNPQSYVHRIGRTGRAGHKGLAITLVSPQEFRDLQRIKQSVGGTISHKFIPSLDAMSEDLNNKLVEQIFNYEVDENAPKILTALEEVLTPSQIAYKMISILLDANQLSGPQSIGLDAQNIERILEKYKKGANDKSRNSRQRRGSRDGRDSRGSRDSKRSGYKKDGARDSRSEGRSEFKKDDRRKSESSFKQSDAKKRRL from the coding sequence ATGCAAATAAACGAATTTAGCATTTTTGGTTTAGACCAAAACATCGAACAGGCCCTGCTTGAAGCAGGATTTAAAACTCCAAGTCCAGTGCAAAAAGAGGCGATTCCGCTCGCACTTGAGGGCTTTGATATGGTGGTTCAAGCCCACACTGGCACAGGAAAAACAGCAGCATTTGGACTTCCTATAATGAGCAAAATGGTATGCGATGGCAGTATTGAAACGCTTGTGGTTACCCCAACAAGGGAACTTTGTATACAAGTTAGCGATGAGCTTTACAGACTTGGCAAATACAAAGGCGTAAAAACAGCTAGCATTTATGGCGGACAAAGTTATTCAAGACAAATTTCACAAGTAAATGGTGAAGCTTCTATCATCGTAGCGACTCCAGGAAGGCTACTTGATCTTTTAAAATCAGGCAAAATTGAAATAAATCCTAAATTTATCATCTTAGATGAAGCTGATGAAATGCTTGATATGGGCTTTTTAGATGATATTAAAGAAATTTTAAAATTTACTCCGCCAAGCGCGCAAAAGCTGCTGTTTTCTGCGACTATGCCAGAGCCGATTAAAAAAATCGCAAAAGAATTTCTACACGACGCAAAATATGTAAAAATCGTCTCTGATACCTCTACAAATGTAGATATCGAGCAAGAGTATTATGTCGTAGAAGAGAGCGAGAGAACGGACGCCACTATAAGATTAATCGACTTTTATGAGCCACAAAAAGCCATTATTTTTTGTCGTATGAAAAAAGAAGCCGACGCACTTGCTCATACGCTTTTAGCAAAAGGTCATCCATCAAAAGCTTTGCATGGCGATATGGATCAAAAAGATAGAGAAGCGACAATTAGAGCATTTAAAAAAGGCGATGTTGAGATACTTGTAGCTACTGATGTCGCTGCTCGTGGGCTTGATATTGACGGTGTTAGTCATGTTTTTAACTATCACATCCCGTTTAATCCACAAAGCTATGTTCACAGAATCGGAAGAACCGGTAGAGCAGGGCATAAAGGACTTGCTATAACTCTTGTTAGCCCACAAGAATTTCGTGATTTGCAACGTATAAAACAAAGTGTTGGCGGAACGATTTCGCATAAATTTATCCCATCTTTGGATGCTATGAGCGAGGATTTAAACAACAAATTAGTTGAGCAAATTTTTAACTATGAAGTTGATGAAAACGCACCAAAAATCCTAACCGCGCTTGAAGAGGTGCTAACTCCATCGCAGATTGCTTATAAGATGATTTCGATTTTGCTTGATGCAAACCAACTATCTGGTCCTCAAAGCATAGGACTTGATGCGCAAAATATCGAGAGAATTTTAGAAAAGTATAAAAAAGGCGCTAACGACAAATCAAGAAATTCTCGCCAAAGACGAGGTTCAAGAGATGGTCGCGATAGTAGAGGAAGCAGAGATAGTAAACGCTCTGGTTATAAAAAAGATGGCGCTAGAGATAGTAGAAGCGAAGGCAGAAGCGAGTTTAAAAAAGACGATAGAAGAAAAAGCGAAAGTAGTTTTAAACAAAGCGATGCTAAAAAAAGGCGACTCTAA
- a CDS encoding amino acid permease, whose amino-acid sequence MQELENHNFTNQGELKRKMSSRHLFMLSLGGVIGTGLFLSSGYTISQAGPFGAIVAYLVGALVVYLVMLCLGEMAVQMPVSGSFGVYASKFISPAAGFSVTWLYWICWAVALGTEFIGAAILMQRWFPDIEIWVFATFFAGLIFAINALSVRAFAEAEFFFSSIKVIAIVVFIVLGFGAIFGFVSFDGSNEAVLFSNLTQNGAFPNGAFAVLTVMLAVNYAFSGTELIGIAAGETKDPDTTIPHAIKTTVFRLVIFFVLTMIVLASLLSINEAGVTQAPFVVVFDKMDIPYAADIMNFVVLTAILSAGNSGLYACSRMLWSLSNEGMISSWVVKIDNRGVPMRALVLSMVGAVLALVASKFAPDTIFIALVSIAGFAVVGVWLSIPISLLGFRKQWIKDGKSLDELKFKTPFFPYIPYIVIIILLLSLVSVAWDSDQRAGLIFGLPFVGFCYLYHYLKSRCKRG is encoded by the coding sequence ATGCAAGAGTTAGAAAATCACAACTTCACAAACCAAGGCGAACTCAAACGAAAGATGTCATCGCGCCACCTTTTTATGCTCTCTTTGGGCGGAGTTATCGGAACTGGACTGTTTTTAAGCTCTGGATATACTATCTCACAAGCTGGACCGTTTGGCGCGATAGTTGCGTATTTAGTCGGAGCGCTGGTAGTATATCTTGTCATGCTTTGTCTTGGCGAAATGGCGGTACAAATGCCAGTTAGCGGCTCTTTTGGCGTGTATGCAAGCAAATTTATCTCACCGGCGGCTGGATTTAGCGTAACGTGGCTTTATTGGATTTGTTGGGCTGTGGCACTTGGCACGGAGTTTATAGGAGCTGCGATTTTGATGCAAAGATGGTTTCCCGATATTGAAATTTGGGTTTTTGCCACTTTTTTTGCTGGGCTGATTTTTGCTATAAATGCTTTAAGTGTTCGCGCTTTTGCAGAAGCGGAGTTTTTCTTTTCAAGCATAAAAGTTATCGCTATTGTTGTATTTATCGTGCTTGGATTTGGCGCGATTTTTGGTTTTGTGAGTTTTGATGGAAGCAACGAAGCTGTTTTATTTTCAAATTTAACTCAAAATGGAGCTTTTCCAAATGGAGCTTTTGCGGTTTTAACGGTTATGCTTGCGGTTAATTACGCATTTTCTGGCACAGAGCTAATCGGCATAGCAGCGGGCGAGACTAAAGATCCAGACACGACAATCCCACATGCGATTAAAACAACTGTTTTTCGCCTTGTGATATTTTTCGTGCTTACGATGATAGTATTAGCCTCGCTTTTATCAATAAATGAGGCTGGAGTAACGCAGGCGCCGTTTGTTGTGGTCTTTGATAAGATGGATATACCATATGCTGCTGATATTATGAATTTCGTAGTCTTGACTGCGATACTTTCAGCTGGAAACTCTGGGCTTTATGCTTGCTCTCGTATGCTTTGGTCGCTTTCTAATGAGGGCATGATAAGTAGTTGGGTTGTTAAGATTGATAACAGGGGCGTTCCGATGAGAGCGCTTGTTTTATCGATGGTTGGCGCTGTTTTGGCGTTAGTTGCTAGCAAATTTGCTCCAGATACGATTTTTATAGCTCTTGTTTCGATTGCTGGATTTGCGGTTGTTGGAGTGTGGCTTTCGATACCGATTTCGCTTCTTGGTTTTAGAAAACAGTGGATAAAAGATGGTAAAAGTTTAGATGAACTTAAGTTTAAAACCCCATTTTTCCCATACATTCCATATATCGTTATAATTATACTTTTGCTTTCGCTTGTTTCGGTTGCGTGGGATAGTGATCAAAGGGCTGGGTTGATTTTTGGGTTGCCTTTTGTTGGATTTTGTTACTTGTATCACTACTTAAAATCAAGGTGCAAACGTGGGTAA
- the mmuM gene encoding homocysteine S-methyltransferase gives MGKFRDLLEKKRFVLLDGALGTQLERSGFDISGELWSARFILENPQALSQIHADYLKAGCDIITTSGYQASFKALCEYGLSANLALNMIKKTVFIAKDEVKKAKSSALVAASFGPYGAYLADGSEFSGSYNLSQDEYFEFYKPTIKAVLEAKADVLCFETIPNFDEIRALCALLKSEFNGCEAWISCSAKNESQICDGSLIGEVASFLNEQENIVAFGINCTKAKFFNALLKAISFVSNKPLIAYPNGGGAYDGATQSWICDKTHTDLDESFLAWAKLGVRIMGGCCNTTPEDIARLKVVMDRKNNQI, from the coding sequence GTGGGTAAATTTAGAGATTTGCTGGAAAAGAAGCGCTTTGTTTTACTTGATGGAGCGCTTGGAACACAGCTTGAAAGAAGTGGGTTTGATATAAGTGGTGAGCTTTGGAGCGCTAGATTTATCCTTGAAAATCCACAAGCTTTGAGTCAAATTCACGCAGACTATCTAAAAGCTGGGTGCGATATCATTACAACTTCAGGTTATCAAGCCTCTTTTAAAGCGCTTTGCGAGTATGGTTTGAGTGCAAATTTGGCTTTAAATATGATAAAAAAGACAGTTTTTATAGCAAAAGATGAGGTTAAAAAGGCTAAAAGTAGCGCACTAGTTGCGGCTAGTTTTGGACCATATGGAGCGTATTTGGCTGATGGATCTGAATTTAGCGGAAGTTACAATCTTAGTCAAGATGAGTATTTTGAGTTTTACAAACCAACGATTAAAGCTGTTTTAGAAGCTAAAGCAGATGTGCTGTGCTTTGAAACGATACCAAATTTTGATGAAATAAGGGCGCTTTGCGCTCTTTTAAAGAGCGAATTTAATGGGTGCGAAGCGTGGATAAGTTGTAGTGCTAAAAATGAGTCACAAATTTGTGATGGAAGCTTGATTGGTGAGGTTGCTAGCTTTTTAAACGAGCAAGAAAATATAGTCGCTTTTGGGATAAACTGCACGAAAGCTAAGTTTTTTAACGCACTTTTAAAGGCAATAAGTTTTGTTAGTAACAAGCCTTTGATAGCCTATCCAAATGGCGGTGGCGCTTATGATGGGGCTACTCAAAGTTGGATTTGCGATAAAACTCATACCGATTTAGATGAGAGTTTTTTAGCGTGGGCTAAGCTTGGAGTGCGGATTATGGGAGGGTGTTGTAACACAACCCCAGAAGATATCGCAAGGTTAAAAGTTGTAATGGATAGGAAAAATAATCAAATTTAA
- the acpS gene encoding holo-ACP synthase, translating into MLGIDIVQISRISNLKEKFGDKFLTRFLCENEIKLAKTDASLAGFYAAKEAISKALGVGIGEEFSFLDVEIYKDIKGAPKLKFKETTLSKFNFTKSSLSISHDGGFAIAAVTLG; encoded by the coding sequence ATGCTTGGTATCGATATAGTTCAAATTTCTCGAATTTCAAACTTAAAAGAAAAATTTGGAGATAAATTTTTAACAAGGTTTTTATGCGAAAATGAGATAAAACTTGCCAAAACAGATGCTAGTTTAGCCGGTTTTTATGCAGCCAAAGAGGCTATTTCAAAAGCACTTGGAGTTGGCATTGGAGAGGAATTTTCTTTTTTAGATGTTGAAATTTACAAAGATATAAAAGGTGCACCAAAACTTAAATTTAAAGAAACTACACTAAGTAAATTTAACTTCACAAAATCAAGCCTAAGCATAAGTCACGATGGCGGTTTTGCCATCGCAGCCGTAACATTGGGGTGA
- a CDS encoding MarC family protein, which translates to MDFFISNTVKMFFIMTPFFVLSVFMSMTEDATTKERKLLAIKVAFSIIVICLVILFFGKHIFNVFGITIDAFKIGAGAILFLTAVELVKGSKDDSKSNTKSLSEIAVVPLAIPITIGPGTVGMLLVFGISYENKELLAVSLSLICAVVLIGLMLYSTNFIQKIIGKQGLLIMSKLTGLILAGLSAQTIFDGIKGFLNL; encoded by the coding sequence ATGGATTTTTTTATCAGTAACACCGTGAAAATGTTTTTTATCATGACACCATTTTTTGTGCTTTCAGTTTTTATGAGCATGACAGAAGATGCTACGACAAAAGAGCGAAAGCTCCTTGCTATCAAGGTTGCATTTTCGATTATCGTTATTTGTCTTGTGATTTTATTTTTTGGAAAACACATTTTTAACGTGTTTGGCATCACGATTGATGCATTTAAAATAGGCGCTGGAGCGATACTTTTTCTAACTGCAGTTGAACTAGTCAAAGGTAGCAAAGATGATAGTAAGTCAAACACAAAATCCCTTAGCGAAATCGCAGTCGTCCCACTTGCTATACCCATAACCATAGGACCTGGCACAGTTGGTATGCTTTTGGTTTTTGGAATTTCGTATGAAAACAAGGAGCTTTTAGCAGTTAGCTTATCTTTGATTTGCGCTGTTGTGCTTATAGGGCTTATGCTTTACTCCACAAACTTTATACAAAAAATCATAGGCAAACAAGGACTTTTAATCATGTCAAAACTAACAGGGCTAATACTAGCAGGGCTTTCTGCTCAGACTATTTTTGATGGGATTAAAGGGTTTTTAAATTTATAG
- a CDS encoding sulfite exporter TauE/SafE family protein, which produces MLNYETIISLLALGAFVGIVAGMFGIGGGGVLVPILTSIFLYNGIASDQVLHLALGTSMCSIIITSFSSFKAHNKKSSVHWQVFKMIAPGVVIGTLVGAFIASVISSFYLAIIFSIFMFYSSLNMFFSSTKTAQQERLLPAKFQFAAGGGIGIISSLVSIGGGILTVPFLTWQGIDIKKAIGTSSAVGFPLAISGTIGYIVYGWQDSSFANFTVGYVNFIAVFFVATASYFFAPLGVKLIHKIPSKNVKKIFALIPFALSIRMILQLI; this is translated from the coding sequence ATGTTAAATTATGAAACCATTATATCTTTGCTAGCTCTTGGTGCTTTTGTAGGAATCGTCGCCGGTATGTTTGGCATAGGTGGCGGTGGGGTTTTAGTTCCTATTTTAACATCGATATTTTTGTACAATGGCATTGCAAGCGATCAAGTCTTGCATCTTGCACTTGGCACAAGCATGTGCAGTATCATCATCACATCTTTTTCAAGTTTTAAAGCCCATAACAAAAAGTCATCAGTCCACTGGCAAGTTTTTAAGATGATAGCTCCTGGCGTTGTCATAGGAACGCTTGTTGGCGCATTTATCGCCTCTGTTATAAGCTCGTTTTATCTAGCTATTATATTTTCTATTTTTATGTTTTACTCATCTTTAAATATGTTCTTTTCATCAACTAAAACAGCCCAACAAGAGCGTTTGCTTCCAGCAAAATTTCAATTTGCCGCAGGTGGTGGCATAGGCATTATCTCATCTTTAGTTTCTATTGGTGGTGGAATTTTAACTGTGCCCTTTCTTACTTGGCAAGGCATTGATATCAAAAAAGCCATAGGAACATCTTCTGCTGTTGGCTTTCCGCTGGCTATTTCAGGGACTATCGGATATATCGTATATGGCTGGCAGGACTCATCGTTTGCTAATTTTACAGTTGGTTATGTAAATTTCATAGCCGTTTTCTTTGTAGCGACGGCAAGTTATTTTTTTGCGCCACTTGGAGTTAAGCTAATACATAAAATTCCATCTAAAAATGTCAAAAAAATCTTTGCGCTTATACCATTTGCACTAAGTATCAGAATGATTTTACAACTTATTTAA
- a CDS encoding CorA family divalent cation transporter: MVKLNEFHLEDIKSSKHNSAFIQNSNYNILILKLFTLKDKKIEPFNLNLIIENNKIYHFDGDNFIKIDGYDALFEFLDPKINKILEIVAILSNKIEKLENRFYENQDLDNFNKIWFFNKSNLIKMSRVLSKADEAFKEFLKFYHSENQDLNIKFDDLLEHIQRSNKNTDYAIENLDTIYMVHSTYKDEKIQKSLYALTMLSGIFLPLNFIVGFFGINTSSLPFSSGTGGTYYVVLILIISALIFAFVLHYIDRKS, encoded by the coding sequence ATGGTTAAGTTAAATGAGTTTCACTTAGAAGATATAAAAAGCTCAAAACATAACTCCGCTTTTATACAAAACAGCAACTACAACATACTTATCTTGAAGCTTTTTACGCTAAAAGATAAAAAAATAGAGCCATTTAATCTAAATTTAATCATAGAAAATAACAAAATTTATCACTTTGATGGTGACAATTTCATCAAAATAGATGGATATGACGCATTGTTTGAGTTTTTAGATCCAAAGATAAATAAAATTTTAGAGATAGTAGCCATCTTATCTAATAAAATCGAGAAGCTAGAAAACCGCTTTTATGAAAATCAAGATTTGGATAATTTTAACAAAATTTGGTTTTTTAACAAAAGTAATCTCATAAAAATGTCAAGAGTTTTGTCCAAAGCAGATGAAGCTTTTAAAGAATTTCTTAAATTTTACCACTCTGAAAATCAAGATTTAAATATCAAATTTGATGATTTGTTAGAGCATATTCAGCGCTCAAACAAAAACACAGATTACGCCATAGAGAATTTAGACACCATTTATATGGTTCACTCAACATATAAAGATGAAAAAATTCAAAAATCTCTCTATGCGCTAACCATGCTTTCTGGTATATTTTTGCCACTAAATTTTATAGTTGGATTTTTTGGTATCAACACATCATCGCTTCCATTTTCAAGTGGAACTGGTGGGACATATTATGTTGTTTTAATCCTTATCATAAGCGCACTTATCTTTGCTTTTGTGCTTCACTATATCGATAGAAAAAGCTAA
- a CDS encoding c-type cytochrome yields MKELKTLIIVLVAVGALYWGVEPYAHTKLHPHVAPANYDFAAEDLALDKTNVTKAEAALKVAEASKNDDLINSAKKTLNDAKATNDKYTIFWSEINKIDLSKGNATTGAETFMSAGCTACHGLEVANIPAAMDSKTSSEAYGVNPPDLSTAGAIYDGKFLAALIKDPVMAMKVSHKFNDEHPHPMPGFFGLGGDLNQEIADIVAYLKSIAPKEVDGKQVFKDACQRCHDMKYDKVFTDGNKQSVAHFMGSTPPDLSMYIRSRNADYLHNFINDTQKMLPGTAMPRVGLNQASEAKIIAYMEKVGDSKKSEREKTSVYIMIYFVILAVFAGLWKNKIWSSLH; encoded by the coding sequence ATGAAAGAGTTAAAAACACTAATAATAGTTTTAGTAGCCGTAGGCGCCCTTTATTGGGGTGTTGAGCCATACGCTCATACAAAGTTACATCCTCATGTTGCTCCTGCTAACTACGACTTTGCTGCCGAAGATTTAGCACTTGATAAAACTAATGTCACAAAAGCAGAAGCTGCGCTAAAAGTTGCCGAAGCTTCTAAAAATGACGATTTGATAAACAGCGCTAAAAAAACTTTAAACGATGCTAAAGCTACAAATGATAAATACACTATCTTTTGGAGCGAGATTAACAAAATCGATTTAAGCAAAGGAAATGCAACAACTGGCGCAGAGACATTTATGTCAGCTGGTTGTACGGCGTGTCATGGTTTAGAAGTTGCAAATATACCAGCTGCGATGGATTCAAAAACTTCAAGCGAAGCTTATGGTGTCAATCCGCCTGATTTAAGCACAGCTGGTGCTATTTATGATGGCAAATTCTTAGCTGCACTTATAAAAGATCCAGTTATGGCTATGAAAGTTTCTCATAAATTTAACGACGAGCATCCACACCCAATGCCTGGATTTTTCGGTCTTGGTGGGGATTTAAATCAAGAGATTGCAGATATCGTTGCATATCTTAAATCAATCGCGCCAAAAGAAGTTGATGGCAAACAAGTATTTAAAGATGCTTGCCAAAGATGTCATGACATGAAATACGACAAGGTATTTACAGATGGAAACAAACAAAGTGTTGCTCACTTTATGGGTTCAACTCCGCCTGATTTATCTATGTATATTAGATCAAGAAACGCAGACTATCTTCATAACTTTATAAATGATACTCAAAAAATGCTTCCTGGAACTGCTATGCCACGTGTTGGACTAAATCAAGCTTCAGAGGCTAAGATTATCGCATATATGGAAAAAGTAGGCGATAGCAAAAAATCTGAAAGAGAGAAAACATCTGTTTATATCATGATATACTTCGTGATACTAGCTGTTTTTGCAGGACTTTGGAAAAACAAAATTTGGTCTAGTCTACACTAG
- a CDS encoding cytochrome b: MAHIRKATSLGDWFDQRLATTKFWKVMVSEYWIPKNINFLWAMGVILMTLFILLFVSGLMLMMYYKPDANLAFDSVNYTIMQEVEYGWLWRHIHAIAASVTFLIIYIHTFTAIYYRSYKQGREMIWVSGILLFLIFSAEAFSGYMLPWGQMSYWAAQVITQLFGGIPVIGPAVVEWIRGDYAVSDPTLTRFFMLHVCLLPIVIIAVIAFHFYALRFPHVNNLEGEEIDFDLEADKYLEGKTAESKVIPFWPGFLSKDFFYVSIFMVFFFYLVGFNFNFAMDPINFDPANSLKTPPHIYPEWYFLWEYEILRGFFFDVGPMKAADIGLIAFAFAGVSLIFIPWFDRSDVVAPAHKNKAFFIWFWVLIIDLILLSVFGKLPADGITGGIDNTYIGFVLSILYIILLVVCLPLITIAERKRG, translated from the coding sequence ATGGCACATATAAGAAAAGCTACTAGTCTTGGGGATTGGTTTGATCAAAGACTAGCTACAACTAAATTTTGGAAAGTTATGGTTAGCGAGTATTGGATACCAAAAAACATAAACTTTCTTTGGGCTATGGGCGTTATATTAATGACACTTTTTATTCTGCTTTTTGTAAGCGGACTTATGCTTATGATGTATTATAAGCCTGATGCAAACTTAGCTTTTGATAGTGTAAACTACACTATAATGCAAGAAGTCGAATACGGCTGGCTATGGCGACATATCCACGCGATTGCTGCTTCTGTAACATTTCTAATCATCTACATCCACACTTTCACAGCGATTTACTACCGCTCTTACAAACAAGGTCGTGAGATGATATGGGTGAGCGGAATTTTACTATTTTTAATCTTTTCTGCTGAAGCTTTTAGTGGATATATGCTTCCTTGGGGACAGATGAGCTACTGGGCAGCACAAGTTATAACTCAACTTTTTGGTGGAATTCCAGTCATAGGACCTGCTGTTGTTGAGTGGATAAGAGGAGATTATGCTGTTAGCGATCCAACTCTTACTAGATTTTTCATGCTTCATGTTTGTTTACTTCCTATAGTAATCATAGCTGTTATAGCATTTCACTTCTATGCTTTAAGATTTCCTCATGTTAACAACCTTGAGGGCGAAGAGATTGACTTTGACTTAGAAGCTGATAAATACCTTGAGGGAAAAACTGCTGAGTCAAAAGTTATACCTTTTTGGCCGGGATTTTTATCAAAAGATTTCTTTTATGTATCTATCTTTATGGTATTTTTCTTCTACCTTGTTGGCTTTAACTTTAACTTTGCAATGGATCCGATTAACTTTGATCCAGCAAATAGTCTAAAAACGCCACCGCATATATATCCTGAGTGGTATTTCTTGTGGGAATATGAAATTTTAAGAGGCTTTTTCTTTGATGTTGGTCCTATGAAAGCAGCAGACATTGGCTTAATCGCATTTGCGTTTGCTGGTGTGAGCTTGATATTTATCCCATGGTTTGATAGAAGCGATGTTGTCGCACCTGCGCATAAAAACAAAGCATTTTTTATCTGGTTTTGGGTTTTGATTATCGATCTTATACTTCTTAGCGTATTTGGTAAACTTCCTGCTGATGGCATAACCGGCGGTATAGATAATACATACATAGGCTTTGTGCTTTCTATTCTTTATATTATATTGCTTGTAGTATGCTTGCCACTTATTACTATAGCAGAGAGAAAAAGGGGTTAA
- the petA gene encoding ubiquinol-cytochrome c reductase iron-sulfur subunit encodes MSVEKNDRRNFIGMSFGAVAAVGGIFSLVALKKTWDPLPSVKAAGFTTVDLSPIKDGELYQVEWRKKPIFILKKTADMKNDAKRDVVVGGARYTVCIGLCTHLGCIPSYKGGQFVCACHGGIFDVSGNNIFGPPPRPLDIPPFKIDGTKLVLGETGPEYEKLVSQA; translated from the coding sequence ATGTCTGTTGAAAAAAACGATCGACGAAATTTTATCGGTATGTCCTTTGGTGCGGTCGCAGCAGTGGGGGGAATTTTCTCTCTTGTTGCACTCAAGAAAACTTGGGATCCGCTTCCTAGCGTAAAGGCTGCCGGATTTACCACAGTAGATCTTAGTCCGATAAAAGATGGGGAGCTTTATCAAGTAGAGTGGAGAAAAAAACCGATCTTCATCCTCAAAAAAACCGCGGATATGAAAAATGACGCGAAACGCGATGTAGTGGTTGGCGGTGCAAGATATACAGTTTGTATAGGGCTTTGTACGCATCTTGGTTGTATCCCTAGCTACAAAGGCGGTCAATTTGTATGCGCCTGTCATGGAGGCATCTTTGATGTCAGCGGAAACAACATATTTGGCCCTCCTCCACGCCCTCTTGATATACCACCGTTTAAGATAGATGGCACAAAACTTGTACTTGGCGAAACTGGGCCTGAGTACGAAAAACTTGTTAGTCAAGCATAA